In Mycobacterium gallinarum, a single window of DNA contains:
- the fni gene encoding type 2 isopentenyl-diphosphate Delta-isomerase, with the protein METRKRRHIDVCLGDAVEFQTVTTGFERYRLPYNALTQTDLGSIELATEFLGVHLRAPVLIGAMTGGAELSGTINRNLADAAQQLGVGMMLGSQRIMLDNGPASATFRVRDIAPDVLLIGNIGLSQLTAQTVQALVEALDRIDANALAVHTNPLQEAMQHKGDTDFSGSIGRLRDIAAAIGYPVMVKEVGHGIGAKAAAELSDCPIAAVDVAGAGGTSWARVEQFVRYGEIRYPALAEWGIPTAQALVEVRRTLPGVPLVASGGIRTGMDAAKAIALGADVVAVARPLLAPAIESSAAVVDWLQRFIDELMICLHGSGAANLAELREGGVTPCDFGVDSRGERDQ; encoded by the coding sequence ATGGAAACCCGCAAACGACGTCACATCGACGTGTGCCTCGGCGATGCGGTCGAATTCCAGACGGTGACGACGGGGTTCGAGCGCTATCGGTTGCCGTACAACGCGCTCACCCAGACCGACCTCGGGTCCATCGAATTGGCGACCGAGTTCCTAGGCGTCCACTTGCGCGCGCCCGTGCTCATCGGCGCGATGACCGGTGGCGCGGAGTTGTCCGGCACCATCAATCGCAACCTCGCCGATGCGGCCCAGCAGCTCGGTGTCGGGATGATGCTGGGCTCGCAGCGCATCATGCTCGACAACGGTCCGGCGTCCGCGACGTTCCGGGTCCGTGACATCGCGCCGGATGTACTGCTGATCGGCAACATCGGACTGAGCCAACTGACCGCGCAGACGGTGCAGGCACTGGTCGAGGCGTTGGATCGGATCGACGCCAACGCCCTTGCGGTGCATACCAATCCGTTACAGGAAGCCATGCAGCACAAGGGTGACACCGACTTCTCGGGTTCGATAGGACGCCTTCGCGACATCGCGGCAGCCATCGGATACCCGGTGATGGTCAAGGAAGTCGGCCACGGCATCGGGGCCAAGGCCGCGGCCGAACTCTCGGACTGCCCCATCGCGGCGGTCGACGTAGCAGGCGCGGGCGGTACCTCGTGGGCGCGCGTAGAGCAGTTCGTCCGCTACGGCGAGATCCGGTACCCGGCGCTGGCCGAGTGGGGCATTCCGACCGCACAGGCACTTGTGGAAGTGCGGCGCACACTGCCCGGAGTTCCGCTGGTCGCCTCCGGCGGCATTCGCACCGGGATGGACGCGGCCAAGGCGATCGCATTGGGTGCCGACGTGGTGGCAGTGGCGCGACCGTTGCTGGCGCCTGCGATCGAATCGTCTGCCGCCGTTGTGGATTGGCTGCAGCGCTTCATCGACGAACTGATGATCTGTTTGCACGGCAGCGGCGCGGCCAACCTTGCCGAACTCCGCGAGGGCGGCGTCACCCCCTGTGATTTCGGTGTCGACAGTCGCGGTGAGCGCGACCAATGA